A section of the Methanosarcina mazei S-6 genome encodes:
- a CDS encoding asparagine synthetase B family protein: MYTEQRTEKGVIMCGIAGMFGTPDSNTKVKKMLAILGHRGPDACGIHTEGKLSIGNTLLKITGDMPQPLTGTGSLVLNGEIYNFRELAAEIGLKTDSDTELLFTLIERKVRKGIKPTNAVFSVLSKVNGDYALAYACGTELVLARDPSGVKPLFYFYEKSMVKPGLAFASEKKALAFTGREVKPFPQGGIMGFSTENGKIAEKFTEKSLKITQPEKRISAEKEAIIYLKAALEKAVELRLTPISGIAFSGGIDSTFLAALAKRIDPYVSLYAVGLPDSHDIAQAEYAAEAIGMKRNLKTHFLSPEEIEAAVPEVIYATESTDPMKVAIGLPLHIVAKTAREEGKRVLLTGQGADELFGGYSRHEGFFEQGADVLDREIYSDLENISAINLERDDMVAMANSVELRVPFLDKEVIKTGLAISPELKVRKKEGVYIRKYILRKAAEGLLPPKILWKEKKAVQYGTGVQKTLDRLARDSGFSKKQGGHIEKYLSQIASEKGFDFINEM, translated from the coding sequence GTGTATACCGAACAGAGGACAGAAAAAGGTGTAATTATGTGCGGAATAGCGGGAATGTTCGGAACTCCTGACAGCAATACGAAAGTAAAAAAAATGCTTGCAATCCTCGGGCACAGAGGACCTGATGCCTGTGGAATCCATACTGAAGGAAAACTGAGCATAGGAAATACACTGCTAAAGATAACAGGAGACATGCCCCAGCCGCTTACCGGAACAGGGTCCCTCGTACTTAACGGAGAGATATACAATTTTCGAGAGCTTGCAGCCGAAATCGGGTTAAAAACCGATTCTGATACCGAGCTTCTTTTTACACTTATAGAACGCAAGGTTAGGAAAGGGATTAAGCCGACAAATGCCGTCTTTTCCGTGCTTTCGAAAGTAAATGGGGATTACGCCCTTGCATATGCCTGCGGGACAGAGCTTGTCCTTGCCAGGGACCCGTCGGGAGTAAAGCCTCTTTTTTATTTTTATGAAAAAAGTATGGTAAAACCAGGATTAGCTTTTGCCTCAGAAAAAAAAGCCCTTGCGTTCACCGGGAGAGAAGTAAAACCATTTCCTCAGGGAGGGATTATGGGCTTCAGTACAGAAAACGGAAAAATAGCAGAAAAATTTACGGAAAAATCACTTAAAATAACACAGCCTGAGAAGAGAATTTCCGCAGAAAAAGAAGCCATAATTTACCTGAAGGCAGCTCTTGAAAAGGCTGTGGAACTCAGGCTTACCCCTATTTCAGGAATAGCATTTTCAGGAGGCATTGACAGCACTTTTCTGGCAGCCCTTGCAAAAAGAATAGACCCGTATGTCTCCCTTTATGCTGTTGGGCTTCCTGATTCCCATGACATTGCCCAGGCAGAGTATGCAGCCGAAGCCATAGGCATGAAAAGGAATCTCAAGACTCATTTCCTTTCTCCCGAAGAAATCGAAGCAGCGGTCCCTGAAGTAATCTACGCAACCGAATCTACCGACCCCATGAAGGTTGCCATAGGGCTTCCTCTTCACATAGTCGCAAAAACCGCAAGAGAAGAGGGAAAACGAGTCCTTCTGACAGGGCAGGGAGCAGACGAACTCTTTGGAGGGTACAGCAGGCATGAAGGATTTTTCGAGCAGGGAGCTGATGTTCTTGATAGGGAGATTTACTCTGACCTTGAGAACATCTCAGCAATCAACCTTGAAAGAGACGACATGGTTGCCATGGCAAATTCCGTTGAACTCAGGGTGCCTTTTCTGGATAAAGAAGTAATAAAAACCGGGCTTGCAATAAGTCCAGAACTTAAAGTCAGGAAAAAAGAAGGCGTTTATATACGAAAATACATCCTCAGGAAAGCTGCGGAAGGCCTTCTCCCTCCGAAAATTCTCTGGAAAGAGAAAAAAGCAGTGCAGTACGGAACCGGAGTCCAGAAAACACTTGACAGGCTTGCCAGAGATTCTGGCTTTTCTAAAAAGCAGGGTGGGCATATAGAAAAATACCTTTCACAGATTGCTTCGGAAAAAGGATTTGATTTCATAAATGAGATGTAA